A single Tenacibaculum sp. 190524A02b DNA region contains:
- a CDS encoding M48 family metalloprotease — MRTRGGFKIRLLIGVAIVAFAYLKKCSQQEENPYTGKTQSISLSPQQEIAIGLQQAPSMAQQHGGLYPNNNYQQIVDNVGQKLVNNTVAKRSGYKYDFHLLRDERAINAFALPGGQIFITYALFSKLTDGNGRLNEDMLAGVLGHEIGHVLGKHSNERITEANFWKLLTMGASVGADLGQLANSIGQNTLLKNGRGDELESDELGVKLMIDAGYDPRYLINVMQILKAAAGPNRVPEFQSTHPDPENRIEKIKETIRKYGR, encoded by the coding sequence ATGAGAACAAGAGGTGGATTTAAAATCCGTTTACTTATTGGCGTGGCTATTGTTGCCTTTGCCTACTTGAAAAAATGCAGCCAACAAGAAGAAAACCCGTATACTGGAAAAACCCAATCTATCAGCTTATCACCTCAACAAGAAATAGCCATTGGCTTACAACAAGCTCCTTCTATGGCACAACAACACGGAGGTTTATACCCTAATAATAATTACCAACAAATTGTAGATAATGTAGGGCAAAAACTAGTAAACAATACTGTTGCTAAAAGATCAGGTTACAAATATGATTTCCATTTACTAAGAGACGAAAGAGCTATCAATGCTTTTGCTTTACCTGGAGGTCAAATTTTTATTACTTACGCTTTATTTTCAAAACTAACAGACGGCAATGGAAGGTTAAATGAAGATATGTTAGCAGGGGTTTTAGGTCATGAAATTGGACATGTACTAGGTAAACATTCTAACGAAAGAATTACTGAAGCTAATTTTTGGAAATTATTAACCATGGGGGCTTCCGTTGGTGCTGATTTAGGGCAATTAGCCAATAGTATTGGACAAAACACTTTATTAAAAAATGGACGTGGTGATGAGTTAGAAAGCGATGAATTAGGTGTAAAATTAATGATTGATGCAGGATACGACCCTCGTTACTTAATTAACGTAATGCAAATTTTAAAAGCTGCTGCGGGACCAAATAGAGTTCCTGAATTCCAAAGTACACATCCTGATCCTGAAAATAGAATTGAAAAAATTAAGGAAACTATTCGTAAATATGGTAGGTAA
- a CDS encoding GSCFA domain-containing protein — translation MILQTQIPLKQQQHNTIQYNSNIVLLGSCFSENISNKLNYFQFQTLQNPYGILFQPKAIEQLITNAINEKEYTDADLFLHNERWHCFEAHSSLSATEKNTLLSNLNTATKTTLKQLKKASHIIITLGTAWVYRLIETDNLVANCHKVPQKKFLKELLSVTDISESLAAIDVLIKSVNKNASIIYTVSPVRHLKDGFIENQQSKAHLLSAIHSVVEPRKNTFYFPSYEIMMDELRDYRFYKEDMIHPNNIAIDYIWGKFQSVWIDENSQQIMQEVTTIQKGLAHRPFNPDSEQHQAFLKKLAQKKEILLKAFPHMSF, via the coding sequence ATGATTTTACAAACGCAAATACCTTTAAAACAACAGCAACATAATACTATACAGTATAATTCAAACATTGTTTTATTAGGTTCTTGTTTTTCAGAAAATATTAGTAACAAACTGAATTACTTTCAGTTTCAAACACTTCAAAATCCTTATGGTATTTTGTTTCAGCCAAAAGCCATTGAACAACTAATAACCAATGCTATTAATGAAAAAGAATATACTGATGCAGATTTGTTTTTACATAATGAACGATGGCATTGTTTTGAGGCGCATTCTAGTTTAAGTGCGACTGAAAAAAACACACTTCTTTCTAATTTAAACACCGCTACTAAAACCACTTTAAAACAGTTAAAAAAGGCTTCACACATAATCATTACCTTAGGTACAGCTTGGGTATATCGACTTATTGAAACAGATAATTTAGTAGCTAATTGCCATAAAGTACCTCAGAAAAAGTTTTTAAAGGAATTACTTTCTGTCACTGATATTTCTGAAAGTTTAGCAGCTATTGATGTCTTAATAAAATCCGTAAACAAAAATGCTTCAATCATTTACACCGTTTCTCCTGTTAGACATTTAAAAGATGGTTTTATAGAAAACCAACAAAGTAAAGCACATTTGTTAAGCGCTATTCATAGTGTTGTTGAACCTAGAAAAAACACTTTTTATTTTCCTTCGTACGAAATTATGATGGATGAATTACGTGACTATCGTTTTTATAAAGAAGATATGATTCACCCCAATAATATCGCTATTGATTATATATGGGGAAAATTTCAATCTGTTTGGATAGATGAGAACTCGCAACAAATCATGCAAGAAGTAACCACCATACAAAAAGGATTGGCTCATAGACCTTTTAATCCTGATTCAGAGCAACACCAAGCTTTCTTAAAAAAGTTAGCACAAAAAAAGGAAATACTTTTAAAAGCATTTCCTCATATGTCTTTTTAA
- a CDS encoding RNA polymerase sigma-70 factor encodes MGDREKQSFEKIFDKHYGRLFNYAFKVLKEEDIANDLVQDTFMKLWERVDLIKNEDRSVEAFLIKTLKNKIIDHYRKQQVKRKNLDLYKVNKNVEEELDSQWELTEAIKKAYALLPEKTLEFFKLSRNGGHSYKEIADIKKVSVKTVEAHISKALVILRKELKNFL; translated from the coding sequence ATGGGAGACAGAGAAAAACAAAGTTTTGAGAAGATTTTTGATAAGCATTACGGACGTTTATTTAATTATGCGTTTAAGGTTCTGAAAGAAGAAGATATCGCAAATGATTTGGTTCAGGATACATTTATGAAGCTTTGGGAAAGGGTTGACTTAATTAAAAATGAAGATCGTTCAGTTGAAGCTTTCTTAATAAAAACACTCAAGAATAAAATAATAGACCATTACAGGAAACAACAAGTCAAACGTAAAAATTTAGACCTGTATAAGGTAAATAAAAATGTAGAGGAGGAATTAGATAGTCAGTGGGAATTAACGGAAGCTATAAAAAAAGCTTACGCATTGTTACCAGAGAAAACGTTAGAGTTTTTTAAGTTATCTAGAAATGGAGGTCATTCGTACAAAGAAATAGCAGATATAAAAAAAGTGTCTGTAAAAACAGTAGAAGCTCATATATCCAAGGCTTTGGTGATTTTAAGAAAAGAATTAAAGAATTTTTTATAA
- a CDS encoding DUF4272 domain-containing protein, with amino-acid sequence MSFLKKLFGKKNNLEETSKKENSVTSNIKDFRLKALATCHNAGFKPASSLPTEWDRQLRPSIEIALRLHAIKALVLWLMIPEDNLPSNKILNFIDQNNLRNFMTDEEILTLDLSRTDEEARNSIGWKFENAWSLAWYFGYKEPDINGQMMSGEQMQDILVNYTCLLDENIEEWVKKQEIVSEESVINKEDLFYCLHNAVRSAQLGHETVPNDFDPIANGGVIHERRHSLTWMLSKNTTWDNTDLST; translated from the coding sequence ATGAGTTTTTTAAAAAAATTATTTGGAAAGAAAAACAATTTAGAAGAAACATCTAAAAAAGAAAATTCAGTAACTTCTAACATAAAAGATTTTAGACTTAAAGCATTAGCTACTTGTCATAACGCTGGCTTCAAACCTGCAAGTTCTTTACCTACAGAATGGGATAGACAATTAAGACCTTCTATTGAAATAGCACTAAGACTACATGCTATTAAAGCTCTTGTTTTATGGCTTATGATTCCTGAAGACAATTTACCTTCTAATAAAATTTTAAATTTCATTGACCAGAATAATCTTAGAAATTTTATGACTGATGAAGAAATACTAACTCTAGATTTGTCTAGGACTGATGAAGAGGCTAGAAACTCTATTGGCTGGAAATTTGAAAACGCCTGGTCTTTAGCATGGTATTTTGGTTACAAAGAACCAGATATAAACGGACAAATGATGAGCGGTGAGCAAATGCAGGATATCTTAGTAAACTATACTTGTTTACTTGATGAAAACATAGAAGAATGGGTTAAAAAACAAGAAATTGTATCTGAAGAAAGTGTTATTAATAAAGAAGATTTATTTTATTGTTTACATAATGCTGTTAGAAGTGCTCAACTAGGCCATGAAACTGTTCCAAATGACTTTGACCCTATTGCTAATGGTGGCGTTATTCATGAACGTAGACATTCTTTAACATGGATGCTTTCAAAAAACACGACATGGGACAACACTGATCTAAGTACGTAA
- a CDS encoding DUF393 domain-containing protein, translated as MKTILFDGVCNLCNNTVTFVIKRDVNNAFKFASLQSDFAQEKLKGTGINDLSTIVLIDNDVVYTKSTAILKIAKELKGYEWTHVFLWIPKFIRDFCYKLIANNRYALFGKQDSCILPSKELLEKFVQ; from the coding sequence ATGAAAACAATTTTATTTGATGGCGTTTGTAACTTGTGTAACAACACGGTTACATTTGTAATAAAAAGAGATGTAAACAATGCATTTAAGTTTGCCTCTTTGCAGTCGGACTTTGCTCAAGAAAAACTGAAAGGAACTGGTATAAATGATTTGTCTACCATTGTTTTGATAGATAATGATGTGGTTTATACCAAATCAACCGCTATTCTTAAAATAGCAAAAGAGCTTAAAGGGTATGAGTGGACTCATGTATTTTTATGGATACCTAAGTTTATTAGAGATTTTTGTTACAAATTAATAGCCAACAATAGGTATGCACTTTTTGGTAAGCAAGATAGTTGTATATTACCATCAAAAGAACTATTAGAAAAATTTGTACAGTAA
- a CDS encoding FecR family protein — protein MEGHKNNIDSDIWSYINGKAEDDELLKIKDLEASEDFDEDLFNDLSALHKLTEEIEVPVVDVQAKKKEFFAKLEAKSNTNQIQEKKEIRTIGFKKRLMQIAAAIALVFTTSLLFYKGFSSDSVFIETGYGEHKKVTLLDGSVAWLNASSKISYDKETPRTILLEGEAFFDVVKDKKNPFTVETPDKVLVKALGTSFNVKAYVNGSYSETVLLTGKVEVSSKTTSQKVVLLPNDRVKVARNNGAFIKSELTEGENVLFWKENKIQFKNKSFKEVAEDFENQFNVKLRFENETIANTKFTGAFNKNMPVKEILEVLTITKSFEYTFDNEKNSWIIK, from the coding sequence ATGGAAGGCCATAAAAATAATATAGATTCGGACATTTGGTCATACATTAATGGTAAGGCTGAAGATGATGAATTGTTGAAAATTAAAGATTTGGAAGCTTCTGAGGATTTTGATGAAGACTTATTCAATGATTTATCAGCACTTCATAAACTAACAGAGGAAATTGAAGTACCTGTTGTCGATGTGCAAGCAAAGAAAAAAGAGTTCTTTGCAAAACTAGAAGCAAAATCAAATACTAATCAAATACAAGAAAAAAAAGAGATAAGAACTATAGGTTTTAAGAAAAGGCTTATGCAAATAGCAGCAGCGATTGCTTTAGTTTTTACTACATCTTTATTGTTTTATAAAGGATTTTCATCTGATTCAGTATTTATAGAAACGGGGTATGGAGAACATAAAAAAGTAACACTTTTAGATGGTTCAGTAGCTTGGTTGAATGCTTCTAGTAAAATATCTTATGATAAAGAAACTCCAAGAACCATTTTATTAGAAGGAGAAGCTTTTTTTGATGTAGTAAAAGATAAAAAGAATCCTTTTACCGTTGAAACACCTGATAAAGTTTTAGTAAAAGCATTAGGAACAAGTTTTAATGTAAAAGCCTATGTAAATGGAAGCTATTCTGAAACCGTATTGCTAACAGGTAAAGTTGAGGTGAGCTCTAAAACTACTTCTCAGAAGGTAGTATTATTACCTAATGATAGGGTTAAAGTAGCTAGAAATAATGGAGCGTTTATAAAATCTGAGTTAACTGAAGGAGAAAACGTATTATTTTGGAAAGAGAATAAAATTCAGTTTAAAAATAAATCGTTTAAAGAAGTTGCTGAAGATTTTGAAAATCAGTTTAACGTGAAGCTTCGTTTTGAAAATGAGACTATAGCAAATACAAAATTCACAGGAGCTTTCAATAAAAACATGCCAGTAAAGGAGATATTAGAAGTACTTACAATTACAAAAAGCTTTGAATATACTTTTGACAACGAGAAAAATAGTTGGATTATAAAATAA
- a CDS encoding rhodanese-like domain-containing protein, whose translation MKLFNLFRNKNMSNEIKEYLEKGAVVLDVRTVAEWNEGHSEGAKHIVLDTIPNNVEEIKSWEKPVIAVCRSGGRSGQATEFLQGQGVDIINGGPWGNVDQYL comes from the coding sequence ATGAAATTATTTAATTTATTTAGAAATAAAAACATGAGTAACGAAATTAAAGAATACTTAGAAAAAGGAGCAGTGGTTTTAGATGTAAGAACTGTTGCAGAATGGAATGAAGGACATTCAGAAGGAGCAAAACACATTGTTTTAGATACCATACCTAACAACGTAGAAGAAATTAAGTCTTGGGAAAAACCAGTGATTGCTGTTTGTCGAAGTGGAGGAAGAAGCGGACAAGCAACTGAATTTTTACAAGGACAAGGAGTTGATATTATCAACGGAGGTCCTTGGGGAAATGTAGATCAGTATTTATAG
- the alaS gene encoding alanine--tRNA ligase: protein MKSQEIRSKFLDFFKSKQHDIVPSAPMVLKNDPTLMFTNAGMVPFKEFFLGNAAPKNTRISDSQKCLRVSGKHNDLEEVGYDTYHHTMFEMLGNWSFGDYFKKEAIAWAWELLTEVYKIDKNILYVTVFEGDEKDGTKMDQEAYDFWKAIIPEDRILMGNKKDNFWEMGDQGPCGPCSEIHVDIRSEEEKAKVDGKSLVNEDHPQVVEIWNLVFMQYNRKANGSLEELPSKHIDTGMGFERLCMVLQNVQSNYDTDVFTPLIREIETITGVAYGKNEKIDVAIRVIADHVRAVAFAIADGQLPSNNGAGYVIRRILRRAVRYGFTFLNQKEPFIYKLTETLSHQMGDAFPEIRKQDTLVHNVIKEEEQSFLRTLDQGLLLLDRVIETTKGKEVSGKKAFELYDTYGFPLDLTQLIAREKGYSVDETGFNEGMKAQKDRSRAASASETGDWVVLMDDETEEFIGYDTLSANVKLTRYRKVTTQKDGDQYQLVFNLTPFYPEGGGQVGDKGALEAPNGDLIYITDTKKENNVIIHFAKNLPKNLNETFKAVVNDEFRRLSASNHSATHLLHQALRAVLGEHVEQKGSLVNPKYLRFDFSHFSKVDKDQLQEIEEFVNARIRENLPLEEKRNIAMDQAIEEGAIALFGEKYGDSVRTIRFGQSMELCGGTHVQQTGDIWYFKIKSEGAVAAGIRRIEAITNMAVGDYFEEVERTHTNVKQLLKNPKDVVKSITSLQDENASLKKQIEQLLKDKAKNLKGDLKNQLQEVNGVHFLATQVDLDPAGIKNLMFEIGGEIENLFMLFATAPTKEKAMLTCYISKDLANERGYDAGKVVRELGKYIHGGGGGQNFFATAGGKNPGGIPKVLEKAVEYLN, encoded by the coding sequence ATGAAATCCCAAGAAATCAGGAGTAAATTTTTAGATTTTTTTAAATCAAAACAGCACGACATCGTTCCTTCTGCACCTATGGTGCTAAAAAATGATCCTACCCTAATGTTTACCAATGCAGGTATGGTTCCTTTTAAGGAATTTTTCTTAGGAAATGCCGCCCCAAAAAACACTAGAATCTCTGATTCTCAGAAATGCTTACGTGTTTCTGGAAAACATAATGACTTAGAAGAGGTAGGTTATGACACCTATCACCATACTATGTTTGAAATGCTTGGAAACTGGAGTTTTGGTGATTATTTTAAAAAAGAAGCAATTGCTTGGGCTTGGGAATTACTTACCGAGGTTTACAAAATAGATAAAAATATTTTATACGTTACTGTTTTTGAAGGTGATGAGAAAGACGGTACTAAAATGGATCAAGAAGCATATGACTTTTGGAAAGCAATTATTCCTGAAGATCGTATCTTAATGGGAAATAAAAAGGATAACTTCTGGGAAATGGGAGATCAAGGGCCTTGTGGACCGTGTTCTGAAATACATGTTGATATCCGTTCCGAAGAAGAAAAAGCTAAAGTTGATGGTAAATCTTTAGTAAATGAAGATCATCCGCAAGTAGTAGAAATATGGAACCTTGTATTTATGCAATACAATCGTAAAGCAAATGGTTCTTTAGAAGAACTTCCTTCTAAACATATTGATACTGGAATGGGATTTGAGCGTTTGTGTATGGTGTTACAAAACGTACAGTCTAATTATGACACCGATGTTTTCACTCCTTTAATTAGAGAGATAGAAACTATTACTGGAGTAGCATATGGTAAGAATGAAAAAATAGACGTTGCTATTCGTGTAATTGCAGATCATGTTCGTGCGGTTGCTTTTGCGATTGCCGATGGTCAGTTACCAAGTAATAATGGTGCTGGATATGTTATTCGTAGAATTTTACGTAGAGCCGTTCGTTATGGTTTTACCTTCTTAAATCAAAAAGAACCTTTTATCTATAAATTAACCGAAACCTTATCTCACCAAATGGGAGATGCTTTCCCTGAAATAAGAAAGCAGGATACTTTAGTGCATAATGTTATTAAAGAAGAGGAACAATCTTTTTTACGTACACTAGATCAAGGGTTATTATTATTGGATAGAGTTATTGAAACTACTAAAGGTAAAGAGGTTTCTGGTAAAAAAGCTTTTGAATTATATGACACCTATGGTTTTCCTTTAGATTTAACACAATTAATTGCCAGAGAAAAAGGATATTCTGTAGATGAAACGGGATTCAATGAAGGTATGAAAGCGCAAAAGGATCGTTCTAGAGCGGCTTCTGCAAGTGAAACTGGTGATTGGGTTGTTTTAATGGATGATGAAACTGAAGAGTTTATTGGATATGATACCTTAAGTGCCAATGTAAAACTAACACGCTACAGAAAAGTAACGACCCAAAAAGACGGAGACCAATATCAATTAGTATTCAACTTAACACCTTTTTATCCGGAAGGTGGTGGGCAAGTAGGTGACAAAGGTGCTTTAGAAGCTCCAAATGGAGATCTTATTTATATTACCGACACTAAAAAGGAGAATAATGTAATTATTCACTTTGCTAAAAACCTTCCTAAAAACTTAAATGAAACGTTTAAGGCTGTGGTTAATGATGAGTTTAGAAGGTTATCTGCTAGTAACCATTCAGCTACACATTTATTACACCAAGCATTAAGAGCTGTATTAGGTGAGCATGTTGAGCAAAAAGGTTCTTTAGTAAACCCTAAATATTTACGTTTTGATTTTTCTCACTTTTCTAAGGTAGATAAAGATCAGTTACAGGAAATTGAAGAATTTGTAAATGCACGTATTCGTGAGAATCTTCCTTTGGAAGAAAAGAGAAATATTGCCATGGATCAAGCAATTGAAGAAGGTGCTATTGCTTTATTTGGTGAGAAGTACGGCGACAGTGTTCGTACTATCCGCTTTGGACAGTCTATGGAATTGTGTGGAGGAACACATGTACAGCAAACGGGTGATATTTGGTATTTTAAAATTAAATCTGAAGGTGCCGTTGCAGCAGGAATTCGTCGTATAGAGGCAATTACTAATATGGCTGTAGGTGATTACTTTGAAGAGGTTGAACGTACACATACAAATGTAAAGCAACTTTTAAAGAACCCTAAAGACGTAGTAAAATCGATTACTTCTTTACAGGACGAAAATGCTAGCTTAAAAAAGCAAATTGAACAATTATTAAAAGATAAAGCGAAAAATTTAAAAGGTGATCTTAAAAATCAATTACAAGAAGTAAATGGTGTTCACTTTTTAGCTACTCAAGTTGATTTAGATCCCGCTGGTATTAAAAATCTTATGTTTGAAATAGGTGGAGAAATAGAAAACCTATTTATGTTATTTGCTACAGCTCCAACAAAAGAAAAAGCAATGCTTACTTGTTATATTTCTAAAGATTTAGCAAATGAACGTGGTTATGATGCAGGTAAAGTGGTTAGGGAGTTAGGAAAGTATATTCACGGTGGTGGTGGTGGACAAAACTTTTTTGCTACTGCTGGAGGTAAAAACCCTGGTGGAATTCCTAAAGTATTAGAAAAAGCTGTTGAGTATTTAAATTAA
- a CDS encoding aromatic amino acid hydroxylase, whose translation MEASFEWNEVTKKLPKHLHKFIVKQPYGEYTAQNQAVWRYVMRMNVDYLSKVAHKSYVNGLGKTGISVESIPRMEGMNRILKEIGWAAVSVDGFIPPNAFMEFQAYNVLVIASDMRTINHIEYTPAPDIIHEAAGHAPIIANPEYSEYLRRFGEIGSKAISSAKDYEMYEAIRLLSILKEDPNASEAAINEAQEKVEWLQNNMGEMSEMAQIRNLHWWTVEYGLIGSVDDPKIYGAGLLSSIGESKWCMQEEVKKLPYGIEAANMSFDITKPQPQLFVTPDFAYLSLVLDEFANTMALRTGGLKGVEKLIDSKNLGTVELSTGIQISGIFTNVIKDDKGRVAYIQTTGPTALANRDKELIGHGVNYHAEGFGSPVGKLKGINLPIEDMSPRDLKAYGIYEGEEMTLEFESGVVVKGKAITGTRNLRGKILIVSLKDCRVTYKDTVLFQPEWGIYDMAIGKELVSAYAGPADVDSFADIGKVSETKTHKITYSKTEKELYKQYDVVRKLRENGTVSEEQIQQIFSILQTKFKNDWLLPLELYELALEKDYAIKEEIKSHLVGLKSNKSYQALIENGLHLLHSYQQA comes from the coding sequence ATGGAAGCTTCTTTTGAATGGAATGAAGTAACTAAAAAGTTACCCAAGCATTTACATAAATTTATTGTGAAACAGCCTTATGGTGAATATACAGCCCAAAACCAAGCAGTTTGGCGTTATGTAATGCGAATGAATGTAGATTATTTAAGTAAAGTAGCACACAAATCATATGTGAATGGTCTAGGGAAAACAGGAATTTCTGTAGAGAGTATTCCAAGAATGGAAGGTATGAATCGTATCTTAAAAGAAATTGGCTGGGCAGCTGTTTCAGTAGATGGGTTTATTCCTCCTAATGCTTTTATGGAGTTTCAGGCGTATAACGTTTTGGTGATAGCTTCAGATATGCGAACGATAAATCATATTGAATACACACCAGCGCCAGATATTATTCACGAAGCAGCAGGTCATGCACCAATTATAGCAAACCCTGAGTATTCTGAATACCTTAGGCGCTTTGGAGAAATAGGCTCAAAAGCTATATCTTCTGCTAAAGATTATGAAATGTATGAAGCCATTCGTTTGTTGTCTATTTTAAAAGAAGATCCTAACGCTAGTGAAGCAGCGATTAATGAAGCTCAAGAAAAAGTTGAATGGTTGCAAAACAATATGGGAGAGATGTCTGAAATGGCACAAATAAGAAACTTACATTGGTGGACGGTTGAATATGGCTTGATTGGTTCTGTAGATGACCCTAAAATCTACGGAGCAGGTTTGTTGTCTTCTATAGGAGAGAGTAAATGGTGTATGCAAGAGGAGGTAAAAAAGTTACCTTATGGAATTGAAGCTGCTAATATGAGTTTTGATATTACCAAGCCACAACCACAATTATTTGTTACACCAGATTTTGCTTATTTAAGCTTAGTGTTAGATGAATTTGCGAATACAATGGCATTAAGAACGGGTGGTTTGAAAGGTGTAGAAAAGTTAATCGACTCTAAAAACTTAGGTACTGTTGAATTAAGTACTGGAATACAAATTTCAGGAATCTTTACCAATGTTATTAAAGATGATAAAGGCAGAGTTGCTTATATTCAAACAACAGGGCCAACTGCTTTGGCAAATAGAGATAAAGAATTGATAGGACATGGTGTAAATTATCATGCTGAAGGCTTTGGGAGTCCTGTAGGTAAGTTAAAAGGAATTAATTTACCTATTGAGGATATGAGCCCTAGAGATTTAAAAGCTTATGGGATTTATGAAGGTGAAGAAATGACTTTAGAGTTTGAAAGTGGTGTAGTAGTAAAAGGAAAAGCTATTACAGGTACAAGGAATTTAAGAGGGAAAATTTTAATTGTTTCGTTAAAAGATTGTAGAGTAACATATAAGGATACCGTATTATTCCAACCAGAATGGGGGATTTACGACATGGCAATAGGAAAGGAATTAGTCTCAGCGTATGCAGGACCTGCTGATGTAGACTCTTTTGCGGATATAGGAAAGGTTTCTGAAACAAAAACACATAAAATAACGTATTCAAAAACAGAGAAAGAATTGTATAAACAGTATGATGTTGTTAGAAAATTAAGAGAAAATGGTACGGTTTCTGAAGAACAAATACAGCAAATATTTAGCATATTGCAAACAAAATTCAAAAACGATTGGTTACTACCACTTGAATTGTATGAATTAGCATTGGAAAAAGATTATGCAATAAAAGAAGAAATAAAGTCGCATTTAGTTGGACTTAAAAGTAACAAAAGCTACCAAGCATTAATAGAAAACGGTTTACATTTGTTACATTCATACCAACAAGCATAG